From Pseudobdellovibrio exovorus JSS, a single genomic window includes:
- the hutU gene encoding urocanate hydratase, whose protein sequence is MSQPSSPSASTSQKRVIKAPTGTQLNCKGWLQEAAYRMIQNNLDPAVAENPDQLVVYGGIGKAARNWECYDKILESLKQLENDETLLVQSGKPIGVLKTHADAPRVLLANSNLVPKWATWEHFHELDQKGLMMYGQMTAGSWIYIGTQGIIQGTYETFAEIGRQHFGGSLEGKIILTAGLGGMGGAQPLAGVFAGATVLAVEVDPASIEKRLKTKYVDESVTSIDEAIAKVRQYADNKEAKSVALLGNMATVIHELIAKGFTPDILTDQTSAHDPLVGYIPEGYTVETAAEFRARDQKAYLDAAYKAMAKHVEGMLAMKAKGAITFDYGNNLRARAFDYGVKNAFDYPGFVPAYIRPLFCKGSGPFRWVALSGDPNDIKVTDEAIKELFPHKKDLIRWMNMAAERIQFQGLPARICWLEYGEREKAGLLLNQLVKEGKVKAPIVIGRDHLDCGSVASPNRETEAMKDGSDAVSDWPMLSAMALVASGSTWVSLHHGGGVGMGYSQHSGQVIVADGTDAAAARLKRVLTTDPAMGVFRHLDAGYELAREVANSREVKSCWL, encoded by the coding sequence ATGTCTCAGCCATCATCGCCATCAGCATCTACATCACAGAAACGCGTGATTAAAGCTCCTACAGGCACACAGCTTAATTGCAAAGGCTGGTTGCAAGAGGCGGCCTATCGTATGATTCAGAATAACCTTGATCCGGCTGTTGCTGAAAACCCAGATCAATTAGTTGTGTATGGTGGCATTGGAAAAGCAGCTCGTAACTGGGAATGTTATGACAAGATTTTAGAGTCATTAAAACAATTAGAAAATGATGAAACTCTTTTGGTGCAATCAGGAAAACCTATCGGCGTTTTAAAAACCCATGCTGATGCTCCACGTGTTTTGCTAGCCAACTCGAATCTTGTTCCTAAGTGGGCGACGTGGGAACACTTTCACGAACTCGATCAAAAAGGTCTTATGATGTATGGTCAGATGACTGCGGGCTCATGGATTTACATTGGAACACAGGGGATCATTCAAGGAACTTACGAAACGTTTGCTGAAATCGGACGCCAGCACTTCGGCGGTAGCTTAGAAGGAAAAATCATCTTAACTGCTGGTTTGGGCGGAATGGGTGGAGCTCAGCCCCTGGCGGGAGTCTTTGCTGGAGCCACAGTTTTAGCGGTAGAAGTTGATCCTGCCAGTATTGAAAAGCGTTTAAAAACAAAATATGTCGATGAGTCGGTAACGAGCATTGATGAAGCCATTGCTAAAGTTAGACAGTATGCGGACAATAAAGAGGCGAAATCAGTGGCCTTACTAGGTAACATGGCCACGGTGATTCATGAATTGATTGCTAAAGGATTTACTCCGGACATTTTAACAGATCAGACTTCAGCCCATGATCCATTAGTAGGCTACATTCCAGAAGGTTATACAGTAGAAACGGCGGCAGAGTTTAGAGCGCGCGATCAAAAAGCATATCTGGATGCAGCTTATAAAGCCATGGCAAAACACGTTGAAGGTATGTTGGCGATGAAAGCTAAAGGGGCCATCACGTTTGATTATGGAAACAATTTGCGTGCTCGTGCGTTTGATTACGGCGTGAAAAATGCTTTTGATTATCCGGGATTTGTTCCGGCATACATTCGCCCACTTTTTTGTAAAGGCAGTGGGCCATTCCGCTGGGTAGCGCTTTCTGGTGATCCGAATGATATCAAAGTCACGGATGAGGCGATCAAAGAATTATTCCCACACAAAAAAGATTTAATTCGCTGGATGAATATGGCTGCCGAGCGTATTCAGTTCCAAGGGCTTCCAGCGCGTATTTGTTGGTTAGAATACGGTGAGCGTGAAAAAGCGGGCTTGTTACTAAATCAATTAGTGAAAGAGGGGAAAGTGAAAGCTCCAATCGTTATTGGTCGTGATCACTTAGACTGTGGTTCTGTTGCGAGTCCTAATCGTGAAACCGAAGCGATGAAAGATGGATCTGATGCGGTCAGTGACTGGCCGATGCTCAGCGCGATGGCGTTAGTGGCCTCGGGATCTACTTGGGTTTCCTTACATCATGGCGGAGGCGTCGGGATGGGATATTCTCAGCACTCAGGACAAGTGATTGTGGCTGATGGAACTGACGCCGCCGCAGCTCGTTTGAAACGTGTATTAACCACGGATCCGGCAATGGGAGTCTTCCGTCATCTAGACGCAGGATACGAGTTAGCCCGTGAAGTGGCTAACTCGCGTGAAGTCAAAAGCTGTTGGTTGTAA
- a CDS encoding TIGR00730 family Rossman fold protein: MTNTPIKRLCVFCGSANGNSPRYLQQAQSVGRLIAEHGVGLVYGGATVGVMGEIANAVLEKNQEVIGIIPNCLLEKERAHYKVSKLHIVETMHDRKRMMYDLSDAFLVLPGGMGTLDEMFEILTWSQLKLHSKPIYLLNEFGFYDHLLQYLEHSHNEGFIRAEHKGLLRVLNTQEDVRKILG; this comes from the coding sequence ATGACAAATACCCCAATAAAACGACTCTGTGTATTTTGCGGTTCAGCAAATGGCAATTCTCCCCGATATCTTCAACAAGCCCAATCTGTGGGACGCTTGATTGCTGAACATGGTGTCGGCCTTGTCTATGGCGGCGCTACAGTGGGTGTTATGGGTGAAATTGCCAATGCTGTCCTTGAAAAAAACCAAGAGGTCATTGGTATTATTCCCAATTGCCTACTTGAAAAAGAAAGAGCCCATTACAAAGTCAGCAAGCTTCACATCGTGGAAACTATGCATGATCGTAAACGCATGATGTATGATTTATCTGATGCTTTTTTAGTTCTACCGGGTGGAATGGGTACTCTGGACGAGATGTTCGAAATCCTCACATGGTCACAGCTTAAGTTACACTCGAAACCAATTTATCTTTTAAATGAGTTTGGATTCTACGATCATTTGCTTCAGTATCTTGAGCATTCTCATAATGAGGGATTTATCCGTGCTGAACACAAAGGCCTCTTGCGCGTTTTAAATACGCAAGAGGATGTTAGAAAAATTCTGGGATAA
- the hutH gene encoding histidine ammonia-lyase, with the protein MKKFILDGHSITIDSLYEMTYEEGKFELASDAKTRIKASRDYIEGRIQNGDVMYGVNTGFGAFSSVRISDSEIEQLQRNLIRSHSMGIGEPFTKLQSKAMMILRANTLARGHSGVRIDVIEKILEFLNHDVIPVIPQQGSVGASGDLAPLSHLALALIGEGEVWGESLKGVKPLELKAKEGLSLINGCQVMTAVGLLALYEARDLVKLADIAGATSLEGLRGSRGPFDPLISAARPHAGEAPTARNLMKVMDVKSEISESHAVNDPRVQDAYSLRCMPAVHGATKMALSYAIKVLETEANSSTDNPLVFSEAKKILSCGNFHGMPVAHALDFAAIAVSSLASISHERISKFISTQMSELPPFLAPNGGLNSGHMIVQVASASLVSENKVLAHPASVDSMPTSAEKEDHVSMGTIASRKFSQIVKNAQNVVAMEFLSATQALDMLAPLKPTAGVFAAYESVRKEVPFAKEDRIFAKDVEKIRQLIQNRTLLLAVEKAVGPLEF; encoded by the coding sequence ATGAAAAAATTTATCTTAGACGGACATTCGATCACCATCGATTCTTTATATGAAATGACTTACGAAGAAGGAAAATTCGAACTAGCCAGCGATGCGAAAACTCGCATCAAGGCTTCCCGTGATTACATCGAAGGCCGCATTCAAAATGGCGATGTGATGTATGGTGTGAACACTGGTTTTGGTGCCTTTTCTTCTGTTCGCATTTCTGATTCTGAAATTGAGCAATTACAGCGTAATTTAATCCGGTCTCACTCTATGGGGATCGGCGAGCCATTCACAAAATTGCAATCGAAAGCGATGATGATCTTACGCGCGAATACCTTAGCTAGAGGTCATAGCGGCGTTCGCATCGACGTGATTGAAAAAATTTTAGAATTTTTAAATCACGATGTGATTCCTGTTATTCCTCAACAGGGCAGTGTGGGGGCTAGTGGTGACTTAGCTCCATTGTCTCATTTAGCTTTGGCTTTAATTGGCGAAGGAGAAGTCTGGGGCGAGAGTTTAAAAGGTGTTAAACCTTTAGAGTTAAAGGCTAAAGAGGGATTGTCTTTGATCAATGGATGTCAGGTGATGACAGCGGTTGGTCTTTTAGCATTGTATGAAGCCCGTGACCTTGTGAAGTTGGCAGATATCGCCGGAGCTACATCGCTCGAAGGACTGCGCGGCTCAAGAGGTCCCTTTGATCCATTGATTTCAGCAGCACGTCCCCATGCTGGAGAGGCTCCTACAGCTCGCAATTTAATGAAAGTGATGGATGTTAAAAGCGAAATTTCAGAAAGCCACGCGGTGAATGATCCACGTGTACAAGATGCCTATTCTTTGCGTTGTATGCCTGCGGTTCATGGCGCGACCAAGATGGCATTATCTTATGCTATTAAAGTTTTAGAAACAGAGGCCAATTCGAGCACAGATAATCCATTGGTTTTTTCTGAAGCAAAAAAGATCTTATCCTGTGGTAATTTCCATGGAATGCCAGTAGCCCATGCTCTTGATTTTGCGGCTATTGCGGTATCGTCCTTAGCTAGTATTTCCCATGAGCGTATTTCAAAATTTATTTCGACTCAGATGAGTGAGCTTCCTCCATTTTTAGCTCCGAATGGCGGCTTGAATTCAGGACACATGATTGTGCAAGTGGCGAGTGCCAGCTTGGTCAGTGAAAATAAAGTATTAGCTCACCCTGCCAGCGTGGACTCTATGCCGACATCGGCAGAAAAAGAAGATCACGTTTCAATGGGAACAATTGCTTCACGTAAATTTTCACAAATTGTTAAAAATGCACAGAATGTTGTGGCGATGGAGTTTCTATCCGCGACACAGGCTTTAGATATGTTAGCTCCTTTAAAGCCGACTGCAGGAGTTTTTGCGGCCTATGAAAGTGTTCGTAAAGAAGTTCCATTTGCCAAAGAAGATCGTATTTTTGCAAAAGACGTCGAAAAAATTCGTCAATTGATTCAGAACCGCACTCTATTATTAGCAGTAGAAAAAGCGGTAGGACCTTTAGAATTCTAA
- the rpe gene encoding ribulose-phosphate 3-epimerase, producing MSNDTSVRSNVKIAPSLLSSDFADLKNEIEKVTHAGADWLHVDVMDGNFVPNLTLGMPIVKAMKPHAKIPLDVHLMIEKPERYIEQFIAAGSDYLTLHVESTDVLEESLKKIKSLGAKAGITLRPKTSLESIKPYLHLVDLVLVMTVEPGFGGQSFMSEQVQKIKDLKNWREENSANYLIEVDGGIAAGTAQTCIAAGADVLVAGSAVFKGEKTVENYRQNIQALK from the coding sequence TTGTCTAACGATACAAGCGTGCGCTCAAATGTTAAAATAGCTCCGAGCCTTTTATCTTCTGACTTTGCCGATTTAAAAAATGAAATTGAAAAGGTCACTCACGCCGGTGCTGATTGGTTACATGTAGATGTGATGGACGGCAACTTTGTGCCTAACTTGACGTTGGGAATGCCAATTGTCAAAGCGATGAAGCCCCATGCGAAAATTCCATTGGATGTTCATTTGATGATTGAAAAACCAGAGCGTTACATCGAGCAATTTATTGCGGCTGGTAGTGACTATCTGACTTTACATGTAGAATCTACGGATGTTTTGGAAGAGTCTTTGAAAAAAATCAAAAGTCTTGGAGCCAAGGCCGGAATTACATTAAGACCTAAAACCTCTTTAGAAAGTATTAAGCCTTACTTGCACTTAGTGGATCTTGTCTTAGTGATGACAGTCGAGCCGGGTTTTGGCGGGCAGAGCTTTATGTCAGAGCAAGTGCAAAAAATTAAAGACCTTAAAAACTGGCGCGAAGAAAATTCGGCAAATTACCTCATTGAAGTCGATGGCGGTATAGCTGCAGGAACAGCGCAAACATGTATTGCTGCTGGAGCCGATGTGCTGGTTGCGGGTAGCGCTGTTTTTAAAGGCGAAAAGACAGTCGAAAACTATCGTCAAAATATTCAAGCGTTGAAATAG
- the fmt gene encoding methionyl-tRNA formyltransferase, which produces MSPVRVCFLGTPDFAATHLKALLADKNYHVVGVVTQPDRPAGRKMQLTPSAVKVLATEHQLPVLTPENLRKEPEVFEQIKAWKADVAVVVAFGQILSQEFLDSFPHGAVNVHGSLLPLWRGAAPIQRSIEAGDTETGVCLQKMVKKLDAGAVIGERKVDLDDAITATQLYDRLAILGCELLAEDLIRYVRGEIALTEQDESKVTYAAKIEKEESLLSWNLAAKTIHDRVRAFTMGPGTYIMFQGKRLKIHRTRVVDLNTTGVAGHIVNLLDHEVHIQTASGVLALLEVQPESKSRLAVSDFLKANTLKKGDMFV; this is translated from the coding sequence ATGAGCCCCGTTCGCGTCTGTTTTTTAGGGACACCTGACTTTGCGGCGACACATTTAAAAGCGTTGCTAGCTGATAAAAATTATCACGTTGTTGGTGTGGTGACTCAACCGGATCGTCCTGCTGGACGAAAAATGCAACTCACACCATCTGCGGTGAAAGTGCTGGCGACAGAGCATCAATTGCCTGTATTAACTCCAGAAAATTTACGTAAAGAGCCTGAGGTTTTCGAGCAGATCAAAGCATGGAAGGCTGATGTTGCCGTCGTTGTGGCTTTTGGACAGATTTTATCACAGGAGTTTTTAGATAGTTTCCCCCATGGCGCCGTGAATGTTCATGGAAGCTTATTGCCGTTATGGCGTGGGGCGGCTCCCATTCAAAGATCTATCGAGGCCGGAGATACAGAAACAGGTGTCTGCTTGCAGAAAATGGTGAAGAAGTTAGATGCGGGAGCTGTCATTGGTGAACGCAAAGTCGATCTAGATGACGCCATCACCGCGACACAGTTGTATGACCGCTTAGCCATTTTAGGGTGCGAGTTATTAGCTGAAGACTTAATTCGCTATGTGCGCGGGGAAATTGCCTTGACGGAACAAGATGAGTCCAAAGTGACTTATGCTGCCAAAATTGAAAAAGAAGAAAGTTTATTAAGCTGGAATCTAGCGGCAAAGACAATCCATGACCGCGTCCGTGCCTTCACTATGGGGCCGGGGACTTATATCATGTTTCAAGGTAAAAGGCTGAAAATTCATCGCACTCGTGTAGTGGATTTGAATACGACAGGAGTTGCAGGCCATATCGTGAATTTATTAGACCATGAAGTCCATATACAAACCGCTTCGGGAGTCTTAGCACTGCTCGAAGTACAGCCGGAATCGAAATCACGCTTGGCTGTTTCGGATTTTTTAAAAGCGAACACTCTTAAAAAGGGGGACATGTTTGTCTAA
- the def gene encoding peptide deformylase yields the protein MKLEILTYPNPILREVSQPVTEFGPKLKKLVEDMLETMYDASGIGLAAPQVGELLQVLVIDTRPRDPESSRYENDDQTELEKKIKQPLILINPEIIKGEGKTTFDEGCLSVPSFYETVERYEKIEVKAYDVDGKEFHLVTDGLLAICIQHEMDHLAGTLFIDHISFTKSNRIKNQIKKSGYPTREELAAKRSERKKDPVKA from the coding sequence ATGAAATTAGAGATTTTGACCTACCCCAATCCCATACTGCGCGAGGTTTCTCAGCCTGTTACTGAATTTGGCCCTAAACTTAAAAAGTTAGTGGAAGATATGTTGGAAACAATGTACGACGCTAGCGGTATTGGTTTAGCTGCACCTCAAGTGGGGGAATTACTTCAGGTATTGGTCATCGATACACGTCCGCGTGATCCCGAAAGTTCACGTTATGAAAATGACGATCAAACAGAACTAGAAAAGAAAATCAAACAGCCCTTGATTCTGATTAATCCAGAGATCATCAAAGGTGAAGGTAAGACTACTTTTGATGAAGGCTGTCTTTCTGTCCCCAGTTTTTATGAAACAGTAGAACGCTACGAAAAAATCGAAGTGAAAGCTTACGATGTTGATGGCAAAGAGTTTCACTTGGTGACCGATGGTCTATTGGCCATTTGTATTCAACACGAAATGGATCATTTAGCGGGAACGCTTTTTATTGATCACATCAGCTTTACAAAAAGTAATCGTATTAAAAATCAAATCAAAAAGAGCGGCTATCCAACACGTGAAGAGCTAGCGGCTAAAAGATCTGAGCGAAAGAAAGATCCTGTTAAGGCATGA
- the lptG gene encoding LPS export ABC transporter permease LptG: protein MFARIDRYLLGIFWSAFMAALLIFLTLFLATDAMTTLVKYKEINTAVILQYYAVYAPEIIYRMLPIACVVGTVMTISSLNKGSELVALFASGMSLFRISRVIFLSIFVLSIFSYYLSDQLMPAFSRQKNFIYYNDMERTPGRFQTIKTNKIWYRSKNSIFNIKTLNTDGNKAQGLTLYFFNDKWDLVQMLTADSVLMNGRQWILKHGTVTVFDQSSSFPLNDRFVEKTIVMTEDAQDLRSTGQTSDLLTQAELSRFIAKNKEAGLDTIRYEVDFHTKFSFALAGLVMSLLALPFCVGQARGGGGMVKNVGISIGLVVVYWITYSTSQTMGQHGQLAPVLAAWMPNVAMMALGIFLLLRSNR, encoded by the coding sequence ATGTTTGCTCGAATTGATCGTTATCTTCTAGGAATCTTTTGGTCAGCCTTTATGGCGGCCCTTTTGATCTTTTTAACCTTATTCTTAGCGACCGATGCGATGACGACGCTGGTGAAGTACAAAGAGATCAACACGGCAGTTATTCTGCAATACTACGCTGTTTATGCTCCCGAGATCATTTACAGGATGCTTCCTATTGCCTGTGTGGTAGGCACGGTTATGACGATTTCATCGCTGAACAAGGGCAGTGAGTTGGTGGCCTTATTCGCGTCGGGGATGAGTTTGTTCCGTATCTCGCGCGTGATCTTTCTTTCAATTTTTGTATTGAGCATCTTTTCATATTATTTAAGTGATCAACTGATGCCGGCGTTCAGTCGTCAGAAAAATTTCATTTATTACAATGACATGGAGCGAACTCCGGGCCGCTTCCAAACGATTAAGACGAATAAAATTTGGTATCGATCAAAGAACTCTATTTTCAACATTAAAACACTCAATACAGATGGAAATAAAGCGCAAGGTCTGACGCTTTATTTCTTCAATGACAAGTGGGATTTAGTGCAAATGCTCACGGCAGATTCGGTTTTAATGAATGGACGCCAATGGATTTTAAAGCATGGAACAGTGACCGTTTTTGATCAGTCTTCGAGCTTCCCTTTAAATGATCGCTTTGTCGAAAAAACGATTGTGATGACGGAAGATGCTCAGGATTTGCGAAGCACAGGACAGACTTCAGATCTACTCACGCAAGCAGAACTGTCACGTTTTATTGCAAAAAATAAGGAAGCGGGTTTGGACACCATTCGTTATGAGGTGGACTTCCATACCAAGTTCAGTTTTGCCCTTGCGGGTCTGGTGATGAGTCTTCTAGCACTTCCATTCTGTGTAGGGCAGGCGCGCGGTGGTGGCGGCATGGTGAAGAATGTCGGTATCAGTATTGGCCTTGTGGTGGTGTATTGGATTACCTACAGTACATCGCAGACGATGGGACAACATGGGCAATTAGCTCCTGTGCTTGCTGCATGGATGCCCAATGTGGCTATGATGGCTTTAGGGATATTCTTGTTGTTGCGCTCAAATCGTTAA
- a CDS encoding response regulator — translation MYLSMALRVLLADESSTIKKAIQMVLSDYGVEVKSVPTGIDVLSVTQTFQPDIILADILLNKKNGYEVCAEIKKHNETKDIPVILMWSSFMQLDPNQYAKSEADGSIEKPFEAETIRNLVERLVPKLQTFPLKGFLNHPNLPDFEESDTFVRQRTSFAESAEVSKTPTYQIDGTTTNTDVDDADQFAKVNLNPVKPVPETDEWSAAPTNQFVIETENFGDFEEVKVINSKGDDSTDLQQKLNDQVRTYLQDSPVASHKAQSTLQQKNHSSFDEQLMREEIRHIAERICWQVIPEITEKIVREELAKLMQGIEKNT, via the coding sequence ATGTACTTAAGTATGGCTTTGCGTGTCTTACTGGCAGATGAAAGCTCGACCATTAAAAAGGCGATCCAAATGGTGTTGTCTGACTATGGCGTCGAGGTGAAATCGGTTCCTACTGGAATCGATGTGTTGTCTGTCACCCAGACCTTTCAACCGGACATTATCTTAGCCGACATCCTTTTAAACAAAAAGAATGGTTACGAAGTCTGCGCCGAAATCAAAAAGCACAATGAGACTAAAGATATCCCTGTGATTTTGATGTGGAGCAGTTTCATGCAACTGGATCCCAATCAATATGCGAAGTCCGAAGCTGATGGCTCTATCGAAAAGCCATTCGAAGCCGAAACAATCCGTAACTTGGTTGAGCGATTAGTTCCTAAGCTTCAAACTTTCCCTTTAAAGGGTTTTTTAAATCACCCCAATCTTCCTGATTTTGAAGAGTCCGATACTTTTGTACGCCAAAGAACAAGTTTCGCAGAAAGTGCAGAGGTTAGTAAAACTCCCACTTATCAAATTGATGGTACCACTACAAATACTGATGTGGACGATGCCGATCAGTTTGCTAAAGTGAATCTAAATCCAGTGAAGCCAGTCCCTGAAACGGATGAGTGGAGTGCGGCTCCGACAAATCAATTCGTCATCGAGACTGAAAACTTCGGAGACTTTGAAGAAGTTAAAGTGATCAACTCAAAAGGTGATGACTCTACGGATTTACAGCAAAAGCTGAATGATCAGGTGCGCACTTATTTACAAGACTCCCCTGTTGCCAGTCATAAAGCCCAAAGTACATTACAGCAAAAAAACCACTCTAGTTTTGACGAACAATTAATGCGCGAAGAAATTCGCCATATCGCCGAAAGAATCTGCTGGCAGGTTATTCCTGAAATCACGGAAAAAATAGTCCGTGAAGAACTAGCCAAGCTTATGCAGGGAATTGAAAAGAACACATGA
- the nadC gene encoding carboxylating nicotinate-nucleotide diphosphorylase: protein MTTLDLIKAALKEDMPSGDVTTESLAMKPKMGEALLKAKEDLVLSGANAFEETILFMEPQARVKWQFNEGDLVYKGQNICSIEGDLLQVLKAERVALNFLGRLSGIATLTRKFVKEVEGTQTKILDTRKTTPLLRELEKRAVQHGGGLNHRFNLSDAILVKDNHITLMGGISKAVERIRQYSKLPLEVEASNLEQVRECVSLNVERILLDNMDNATLTMALELIPKTIRTEASGNMSLTRVKSVAQLGVDFISVGALTHSAPTADVSLLFDWGT from the coding sequence ATGACAACTTTAGATCTTATTAAAGCCGCGTTGAAAGAGGACATGCCCTCAGGTGATGTCACGACCGAATCTTTAGCAATGAAACCGAAGATGGGGGAAGCCCTTCTTAAAGCCAAGGAAGACCTAGTTCTTTCGGGAGCCAATGCTTTTGAAGAGACCATTCTATTTATGGAGCCCCAAGCCCGCGTTAAGTGGCAATTCAATGAGGGTGACCTTGTCTACAAAGGACAAAACATCTGCTCTATCGAAGGTGATCTTTTACAAGTGCTGAAAGCGGAACGTGTGGCTTTGAACTTCTTGGGCCGCCTATCTGGTATCGCCACTTTGACTCGAAAATTTGTAAAAGAAGTTGAAGGCACACAAACTAAAATTTTAGATACTCGCAAGACAACTCCGCTACTACGTGAACTAGAAAAACGTGCCGTTCAACATGGTGGTGGTTTAAATCATCGCTTTAATTTGTCCGATGCTATTCTAGTCAAAGACAACCACATCACCTTAATGGGCGGAATTTCAAAAGCTGTTGAGCGTATTCGTCAATACAGCAAGCTCCCTTTAGAGGTAGAAGCGTCTAACCTTGAACAGGTACGTGAATGTGTTTCATTAAATGTCGAGCGTATTTTATTAGACAATATGGACAATGCCACTTTAACTATGGCCTTAGAACTTATTCCTAAAACAATTCGCACAGAGGCCAGTGGCAATATGTCCTTAACTCGAGTCAAATCTGTGGCGCAATTAGGTGTGGATTTTATCTCGGTTGGCGCATTGACTCACTCGGCTCCAACTGCGGATGTCAGCCTGCTCTTTGACTGGGGAACATAA
- a CDS encoding biotin--[acetyl-CoA-carboxylase] ligase, translating into MQDSPLSDIRIGQVTAQWAKAQKISSQYFPKIDSTNLKAKTEAFSEEAFNEHLILYVTDHQTAGRGRGQNTWSDAGSGSQLLSTWSFMLEQALHPTAAPMMGLALYRAAVATWPFLEWNLKAPNDLYIGNKKVAGLLLESLSQGSDHRLLVGLGLNVISSPENVSTATSLVHELPESVPLLAEDWIAFLERLVFEMSFSLQLAHEAMNSTSTQALLHALNKHPLLKEQYTALDQNGNLSTPSKQISWMEL; encoded by the coding sequence ATGCAAGACTCACCTTTAAGTGATATCCGTATCGGTCAAGTTACCGCTCAATGGGCTAAAGCTCAAAAAATTTCGTCACAGTACTTTCCTAAAATTGACAGTACGAATTTAAAAGCTAAAACAGAAGCTTTCTCGGAAGAAGCTTTTAATGAACATTTAATTCTGTATGTAACTGATCACCAAACCGCAGGACGCGGGCGTGGACAGAATACATGGAGTGATGCCGGAAGCGGATCACAACTTCTTTCCACATGGTCGTTTATGTTAGAGCAAGCTCTACATCCGACAGCGGCTCCAATGATGGGACTGGCTCTGTATCGCGCGGCTGTGGCGACATGGCCCTTCTTAGAATGGAATTTAAAAGCTCCGAATGATTTATATATCGGCAACAAAAAAGTAGCTGGCTTGCTTTTAGAAAGCCTTTCTCAAGGGTCAGACCACCGATTACTTGTGGGACTTGGGCTTAATGTGATTTCTTCACCTGAGAATGTCTCTACTGCAACTTCATTAGTTCACGAGCTGCCAGAATCGGTACCTTTACTCGCTGAAGACTGGATTGCATTCTTAGAAAGACTTGTTTTCGAGATGTCATTTTCTTTACAGCTGGCACATGAAGCGATGAATAGTACTAGCACGCAAGCGCTGCTACACGCCCTCAATAAACACCCTCTTTTAAAAGAACAGTACACAGCCTTAGATCAGAATGGAAACTTAAGTACCCCATCAAAACAGATCTCTTGGATGGAGTTATAA
- a CDS encoding thioredoxin family protein, translating into MPIYTPEVNEFGQDIPNFSLPATDGKTYSQSQFINGKPLVVMFICNHCPYVQAIEDRLITLGHDLKKLDIHVVAICANDAISYPDDSFENLKKRAEEKAYPFVYLHDETQEVAKTFGAVCTPDYFVYDNNAKLAYRGRLDDSWKDASQVKTRELYEAVLELAQEKPISRPQTPSMGCSIKWVK; encoded by the coding sequence ATGCCTATCTACACACCGGAAGTAAATGAGTTTGGCCAAGATATTCCTAACTTCTCTTTACCAGCAACGGATGGAAAGACTTATTCGCAATCTCAGTTTATAAATGGAAAACCATTGGTGGTGATGTTTATCTGTAACCACTGCCCCTACGTACAAGCTATTGAAGATCGCCTGATTACTTTAGGACATGATCTGAAAAAATTAGATATCCATGTTGTCGCGATTTGTGCAAACGATGCGATTAGCTATCCAGATGATAGTTTTGAAAATCTAAAAAAACGCGCTGAAGAAAAAGCCTATCCTTTTGTTTATCTACACGATGAAACTCAAGAAGTAGCTAAGACATTTGGAGCGGTTTGCACTCCGGACTACTTTGTTTATGATAACAATGCAAAGCTCGCTTATCGCGGACGCCTAGATGACTCATGGAAAGATGCATCGCAAGTTAAAACCCGCGAGCTTTACGAAGCGGTTTTAGAGCTGGCTCAAGAAAAACCAATCTCTCGCCCACAGACTCCATCTATGGGCTGTTCTATCAAGTGGGTTAAATAG